TCACCGCCAGCCGCGGCCAGGGCGCCTTTCTCAACAGCCAGCGCGTGCGTGTCTCCGGACGCAAGGAGCTGTCGAGCGCCGTCGTCGCCACCGCTTTCCCGTTTCGCAAACGCCGTCTGCTGGCGGCCTACCAGGGCATGTTCGGCGCCATTTTCGACAAGGTTGAAGACATCCGCCGCGCCGGCACGGCATCACTGGATCTCGCCTACGTGGCCTGCGGTCGCTTGGATGCCTACTGGGAACTGGGTCTCAAGCCCTGGGATCTGGCCGCCGGCGCCCTGCTTGTCCAGGAAGCAGGCGGTGTTGTGATGGACATCGCAGGCGGCGATCGCTGGCTGGAGTCCGGACATATCCTCGCAGCGCCGTTCAAGCTGGTCACAGCGATGCGCCAGTGTATCGAACCACACCTCAG
This DNA window, taken from Pseudomonadota bacterium, encodes the following:
- a CDS encoding inositol monophosphatase, which codes for MTNPHVNIAVEAARQAGQLATKYRSRLESIPVERKARHDYVCEVDRACEQVIRDYIFRHHRDHAILGEEGGQSGQSDHVWIVDPIDGTSNYLRGIPHFAISIALQIRGRIEAGVVYDPLREEMFTASRGQGAFLNSQRVRVSGRKELSSAVVATAFPFRKRRLLAAYQGMFGAIFDKVEDIRRAGTASLDLAYVACGRLDAYWELGLKPWDLAAGALLVQEAGGVVMDIAGGDRWLESGHILAAPFKLVTAMRQCIEPHLSDALRARVDKKQ